In the genome of Streptomyces globosus, one region contains:
- a CDS encoding cold-shock protein → MAKGTVKWFSAEKGFGFIAQDGGGPDVFAHYSGITGNGYRELLEGEQVSFDITQSDRGLQAENIIRH, encoded by the coding sequence ATGGCCAAGGGCACGGTCAAGTGGTTCAGCGCGGAGAAGGGGTTCGGGTTCATCGCCCAGGACGGCGGAGGACCGGACGTCTTCGCCCACTACTCGGGGATCACCGGAAACGGCTACCGCGAGCTCCTCGAGGGTGAGCAGGTCAGCTTCGACATCACCCAGTCGGACCGGGGCCTGCAAGCGGAGAACATCATCCGCCACTGA
- a CDS encoding hemerythrin domain-containing protein gives MGHGGDVVRELTADHDEVKEFFRRLETAAEGGERRRIADQLTIELVRHSVAEEQYLYPAVREHLDGGDAIADKEIADHSRVEEMLKELEEADPDGARFADCVDALRTEVLAHIRDEEENLFPTLRHNCSQEALDELGDRIRRAKKTAPTRPHPGSPSTPPANKLLAPGMGMVDRVRDFVTGRGRSD, from the coding sequence ATGGGACACGGTGGAGACGTGGTGCGGGAGCTGACCGCCGACCACGACGAGGTGAAGGAGTTCTTCCGCCGGCTGGAGACCGCCGCGGAGGGCGGTGAGCGGCGGCGGATCGCCGACCAGCTGACCATCGAACTCGTCCGGCACTCGGTCGCGGAGGAGCAGTACCTCTATCCGGCCGTGCGCGAGCACCTCGACGGCGGCGACGCCATCGCCGACAAGGAGATCGCCGACCACTCCCGCGTCGAGGAGATGCTGAAGGAGCTGGAGGAAGCGGACCCGGACGGGGCGCGCTTCGCCGACTGCGTGGACGCCCTGCGGACCGAGGTCCTCGCGCACATCCGGGACGAGGAGGAGAACCTCTTCCCGACGCTGCGGCACAACTGCTCCCAGGAGGCGCTCGACGAGCTCGGCGACCGCATCCGCCGGGCGAAGAAGACCGCCCCGACCCGCCCGCACCCCGGGAGCCCCTCCACACCCCCCGCGAACAAGCTCCTCGCGCCGGGCATGGGCATGGTGGACCGCGTCCGGGACTTCGTCACCGGCAGGGGCAGGTCGGACTGA
- a CDS encoding catalase yields the protein MAEQNPAHAAGGPVPGRPGSVAPQVPEPSEPGGPLPPKPDQEGPETVGPTGQPTGSGQDRRAQGGPWLTTAQGTRLYDTDHSLKAGPRGPVLLQDHHLREKVMHFDHERIPERVVHARGAGAHGVFLGYGTATEICKAGFLAKDVETPVFVRFSTVLGSRGSADTVRDTRGFATKFYTDEGTFDLVGNNIPVFFIQDAVKFPDVIHAGKPHPDREIPQAQSAHDTFWDFVSLHTEAAHHTLWNMSDRGIPRSYRMMEGFGVHTFRMVSASGGTALVKFHWKPKLGVHSLVWEEAQLLGGVDPDFHRRDLFDVIEAGAFPQWELGVQVFPDTPEQAFEGIDLLDSTKLVPEELSPVQPIGLLTLTANTKNFFAETEQVAFHVGHLVPGIDVTDDPLLAGRLFSYLDTQITRLGGPNFAQLPINRPHTAVNDMLRDGMHQTAVHTGVAPYHPNSLDGGCPFLAGAQTGAYVETPVAVPAASKVREAPLSYADHFTQPRQFWLSMSEPEREHIVAAYTFELGKCYEQTVKERQLGVLANIDPVLCARVAEGLGLPAPEAAVPLADPEPSPALSQVGGAWPVDGRTVGIVTDGTGDLSQVRAVRDAAVAAGMLPLVIGPSGGTVGSDGDALAVQRTFATARSVEYDALLFAGVPAPAADAAGGGDAKAALPQADGADPRMVLLLGEAYRHGKALGGWDGAVRLLEAAGVPAGAEGIALGSDGTEAFDRLARMLPGHRVWRRFGAD from the coding sequence ATGGCAGAGCAGAATCCCGCGCACGCCGCCGGCGGCCCCGTACCCGGCAGGCCGGGGTCGGTCGCGCCGCAGGTTCCCGAGCCGTCCGAGCCCGGCGGCCCGCTGCCGCCGAAGCCCGACCAGGAGGGGCCCGAGACGGTCGGCCCGACCGGGCAGCCCACCGGCTCCGGCCAGGACCGGCGGGCCCAGGGCGGGCCCTGGCTGACGACCGCGCAGGGGACCCGGCTGTACGACACGGACCACTCGCTGAAGGCCGGGCCGCGCGGCCCGGTCCTGCTGCAGGACCACCACCTGCGCGAGAAGGTGATGCACTTCGACCACGAGCGGATCCCCGAGCGGGTGGTGCACGCCCGCGGCGCGGGCGCCCACGGCGTCTTCCTCGGCTACGGCACGGCCACGGAGATCTGCAAGGCCGGCTTCCTCGCCAAGGACGTCGAGACGCCCGTCTTCGTGCGCTTCTCGACCGTGCTGGGGTCCCGCGGGTCGGCGGACACCGTCCGCGACACCCGGGGCTTCGCGACGAAGTTCTACACCGACGAGGGAACCTTCGACCTCGTCGGGAACAACATCCCGGTGTTCTTCATCCAGGACGCGGTCAAGTTCCCCGACGTCATCCACGCCGGCAAGCCGCACCCGGACCGGGAGATCCCGCAGGCGCAGAGCGCCCACGACACGTTCTGGGACTTCGTCTCCCTGCACACCGAGGCCGCCCACCACACGCTGTGGAACATGTCGGACCGCGGCATCCCCCGCTCGTACCGGATGATGGAGGGCTTCGGCGTCCACACCTTCCGGATGGTCAGCGCCTCGGGCGGGACGGCGCTGGTGAAGTTCCACTGGAAGCCGAAGCTGGGCGTGCACTCCCTGGTGTGGGAGGAGGCGCAGCTGCTCGGCGGCGTCGACCCGGACTTCCACCGCCGGGACCTCTTCGACGTGATCGAGGCGGGCGCGTTCCCCCAGTGGGAGCTGGGCGTGCAGGTCTTCCCCGACACGCCGGAGCAGGCGTTCGAGGGGATCGACCTGCTGGACTCCACCAAGCTCGTCCCGGAGGAGCTGTCGCCGGTGCAGCCGATCGGGCTGCTGACGCTGACGGCCAACACGAAGAACTTCTTCGCCGAGACCGAGCAGGTCGCCTTCCACGTCGGCCACCTCGTGCCCGGCATCGACGTCACGGACGACCCGCTGCTCGCCGGGCGGCTCTTCTCCTACCTCGACACGCAGATCACCCGGCTGGGCGGCCCGAACTTCGCGCAGCTCCCGATCAACCGGCCGCACACGGCCGTCAACGACATGCTGCGCGACGGCATGCACCAGACCGCCGTGCACACCGGGGTGGCCCCGTACCACCCCAACAGCCTGGACGGCGGCTGCCCGTTCCTCGCGGGCGCGCAGACGGGGGCGTACGTGGAGACGCCCGTCGCCGTGCCGGCCGCGAGCAAGGTCCGCGAGGCGCCGCTGTCGTACGCGGACCACTTCACGCAGCCGCGGCAGTTCTGGCTGAGCATGTCGGAGCCGGAGCGCGAGCACATCGTCGCCGCGTACACCTTCGAGCTGGGCAAGTGCTACGAGCAGACCGTCAAGGAGCGGCAGCTGGGCGTGCTGGCCAACATCGACCCGGTGCTGTGCGCGAGGGTCGCCGAGGGCCTGGGCCTGCCCGCGCCGGAGGCCGCGGTCCCGCTCGCCGACCCGGAGCCCAGCCCGGCGCTGTCCCAGGTGGGCGGCGCGTGGCCGGTCGACGGCCGTACCGTCGGGATCGTCACGGACGGGACGGGGGACCTCTCCCAGGTGCGGGCCGTCCGCGACGCCGCCGTCGCGGCGGGCATGCTGCCGCTGGTCATCGGGCCATCAGGCGGGACGGTCGGCTCCGACGGGGACGCGCTGGCCGTCCAGCGCACCTTCGCCACGGCCCGCTCGGTGGAGTACGACGCCCTGCTCTTCGCCGGGGTCCCGGCCCCGGCGGCGGACGCGGCCGGGGGCGGCGACGCGAAGGCGGCGCTGCCGCAGGCCGACGGCGCCGACCCGCGGATGGTGCTGCTGCTGGGCGAGGCGTACCGGCACGGCAAGGCCCTGGGCGGCTGGGACGGCGCGGTCCGGCTGCTGGAGGCCGCGGGCGTACCGGCCGGCGCGGAGGGGATCGCCCTCGGTTCGGACGGCACGGAGGCGTTCGACCGGCTGGCCCGGATGCTGCCCGGGCACCGCGTGTGGCGGCGCTTCGGCGCCGACTGA
- a CDS encoding polyprenyl synthetase family protein produces the protein MAGMQAQAGGRRTADGGAAGAPVTEADAAAAGAVEDALRAHVAERLAEAHATDPAFAEDVAGRVRDLVLRGGKRLRARLLWWGWRACGGPADGPLADRARDLAAALELLQVCAVVHDDVMDHSPVRRGGPSAHADFALHHTRSGLRGSADAYGTAAAILVGDLALAWADDLAAATALAVPDGPRIHREWRALRAEMAAGQYLDLRAAATGATGLGEAVRIARLKSALYTVERPLALGAALAGAPERTTSVLRSAGRCAGLAFQLRDDLLGVFGDPRDTGKPAEDLHAGKLTYLRALAVRLAARSGDTAALHALTAPAPAPGPHAGTAGARAADAREALERTGAREVVEARIARLVRTGERRLAELPSEPDAVAALAGLLAQAAGVDTAATTAGGRR, from the coding sequence ATGGCGGGCATGCAGGCGCAGGCGGGCGGCAGACGCACCGCGGACGGGGGCGCGGCCGGCGCCCCGGTGACGGAGGCCGACGCGGCCGCGGCCGGAGCCGTGGAGGACGCCCTCCGCGCCCACGTAGCCGAACGGCTCGCCGAAGCGCACGCGACGGACCCGGCGTTCGCCGAGGACGTCGCCGGGCGCGTACGGGACCTCGTGCTGCGCGGCGGCAAGCGGCTGCGGGCCCGCCTGCTGTGGTGGGGATGGCGCGCCTGCGGCGGACCCGCCGACGGCCCCCTCGCCGACCGGGCCCGCGACCTGGCCGCCGCCCTCGAACTGCTCCAGGTGTGCGCCGTCGTCCACGACGACGTCATGGACCACTCGCCCGTCCGCCGCGGCGGCCCCTCCGCCCACGCCGACTTCGCCCTGCACCACACCCGCTCCGGCCTGCGCGGCTCCGCCGACGCCTACGGCACCGCCGCCGCCATCCTCGTCGGCGACCTCGCCCTCGCCTGGGCCGACGACCTCGCCGCCGCCACCGCGCTGGCCGTCCCCGACGGCCCCCGGATCCACCGCGAATGGCGGGCCCTGCGCGCCGAGATGGCCGCCGGCCAGTACCTCGACCTGCGGGCGGCCGCCACCGGCGCCACAGGGCTCGGCGAGGCCGTCCGGATCGCCCGCCTCAAGAGTGCCCTCTACACCGTGGAGCGACCGCTCGCGCTCGGGGCGGCGCTGGCCGGCGCCCCCGAGCGGACCACCTCCGTCCTGCGCTCCGCGGGCCGCTGCGCCGGGCTCGCCTTCCAACTGCGCGACGACCTCCTCGGCGTGTTCGGGGACCCCCGCGACACCGGCAAGCCCGCCGAGGACCTCCACGCCGGCAAACTCACCTACCTGCGGGCCCTCGCCGTCCGGCTGGCCGCCCGCTCCGGCGACACCGCCGCCCTGCACGCGCTCACCGCTCCGGCACCGGCCCCCGGACCGCACGCCGGCACGGCCGGTGCCCGCGCCGCGGACGCCCGCGAGGCCCTCGAACGCACCGGCGCCCGCGAGGTCGTCGAGGCCAGGATCGCCCGCCTCGTCCGCACCGGCGAGCGCCGCCTCGCCGAACTCCCCTCCGAACCGGACGCCGTCGCCGCGCTCGCCGGACTGCTCGCCCAGGCCGCCGGAGTCGACACGGCGGCCACCACCGCGGGAGGCCGCCGATGA
- the crtI gene encoding phytoene desaturase family protein, with the protein MRTVPGRTDHVVVVGAGLSGLSAALHLLGGGRRVTVVEREDGPGGRAGRTRLGGYLLDTGPTVLTMPHLADEAFAAVGDSLAARVGLTPLHPAYRARFADGTALDVHTDADAMEEEVRAFAGPREAAGYRSLRAWLTSLYRAQMRRFIDTNFDSPLQLLHPDLARLAALRGFGRLDAQIGRHLSDPRLRRVFSFQSLYAGVPPARALAAYAVIAYMDTVAGVYFPKGGMHALPAAMADAARAAGADLRYGTGAEGLRTSAGRVTAVRLADGGEIPCDAVVLTPDLPVAYRLLGRRPRRPLRLRHAPSAVVLHAGTRRTWPGLGHHTISFGAAWKRTFEEITRTGRLMSDPSLLITRPTAHDPALAPPGRHLHYVLAPCPNTATGPSAAAWRDLGPRYRDSLVRELERRGLDGFDAATEEELLVTPADWTALGHAAGTPFSAAHTFAQTGPFRPANLVSGIENAVLAGCGTTPGVGVPTVLISGKLAARRILGPGRGRRP; encoded by the coding sequence ATGAGGACCGTCCCCGGCCGTACGGACCACGTCGTCGTGGTCGGAGCCGGCCTGTCCGGCCTGTCCGCCGCACTCCACCTGCTCGGCGGCGGCCGCCGCGTCACCGTCGTCGAACGCGAGGACGGACCCGGCGGCCGTGCAGGCCGCACCCGCCTCGGCGGCTACCTCCTCGACACCGGCCCCACCGTCCTGACCATGCCGCACCTCGCCGACGAGGCGTTCGCCGCCGTCGGCGACTCCCTCGCCGCGCGCGTCGGGCTGACCCCGCTCCACCCCGCCTACCGCGCCCGGTTCGCCGACGGCACCGCCCTCGACGTCCACACCGACGCCGACGCGATGGAGGAGGAGGTCCGCGCCTTCGCCGGACCGCGCGAGGCCGCCGGCTACCGCAGCCTGCGCGCCTGGCTGACCTCCCTGTACCGCGCCCAGATGCGCCGCTTCATCGACACCAACTTCGACTCCCCGCTCCAACTCCTCCACCCCGACCTGGCCCGGCTCGCGGCCCTGCGCGGCTTCGGACGGCTCGACGCGCAGATCGGCCGCCACCTGTCCGACCCCCGGCTGCGCCGCGTGTTCTCCTTCCAGTCGCTGTACGCGGGCGTGCCGCCCGCCCGCGCCCTCGCCGCGTACGCCGTCATCGCCTACATGGACACCGTGGCCGGCGTGTACTTCCCCAAGGGCGGCATGCACGCACTGCCGGCCGCCATGGCCGACGCCGCCCGCGCCGCCGGCGCCGACCTCCGCTACGGCACCGGCGCGGAGGGCCTGCGCACCTCCGCCGGCCGGGTCACCGCGGTACGGCTCGCGGACGGCGGGGAGATCCCCTGCGACGCCGTCGTCCTCACCCCCGACCTGCCCGTCGCCTACCGGCTGCTGGGCCGCCGGCCGCGCCGCCCGCTCCGCCTGCGGCACGCCCCGTCCGCGGTGGTCCTCCACGCGGGCACCCGCCGCACCTGGCCCGGCCTCGGCCACCACACCATCTCCTTCGGCGCCGCCTGGAAGCGCACCTTCGAGGAAATCACCCGGACCGGCCGCCTCATGAGCGACCCCTCGCTCCTCATCACCCGCCCCACCGCCCACGACCCCGCGCTCGCCCCGCCGGGCCGCCACCTGCACTACGTGCTCGCGCCCTGCCCGAACACCGCGACCGGCCCCTCCGCCGCCGCATGGCGGGACCTCGGGCCCCGTTACCGCGACAGCCTCGTACGGGAGCTGGAACGCCGCGGCCTGGACGGCTTCGACGCCGCGACCGAGGAGGAGCTGCTGGTCACCCCGGCCGACTGGACCGCTCTCGGGCACGCCGCCGGCACGCCGTTCTCCGCCGCCCACACCTTCGCCCAGACCGGCCCGTTCCGCCCCGCCAACCTTGTCAGCGGCATCGAGAACGCCGTCCTGGCCGGATGCGGAACCACCCCCGGGGTCGGCGTCCCCACCGTGCTGATCAGCGGCAAGCTCGCCGCCCGGCGCATCCTCGGACCCGGGCGGGGGCGCCGCCCGTGA
- a CDS encoding phytoene/squalene synthase family protein — MTRRELDAAGIADPQLRAAYRHCRRLNARHGRTYFLATRLLPVPRRPAVHALYGFARWADDIVDDLARGTPPHVRDARLARLADALDDGLRTGRSSEPVVHALAHTADRYTIPAGHFTDFMASMRDDLTVTDYPTYADLRRYMHGSAAVIGLQMLPVLGTVAPREEAAPHAAALGVAFQLTNFIRDVGEDLDRGRVYLPADLLAAHGADRALLEWSRATGRPDPRIRAALEAAAALTRGVYREAEPGIAMLDPRSRPCIRTAYRLYGAILDAVAADGYAVVHRRAVVPRRQRAREAAAGLAGVVAARLRARRAPAPREAAAVRGEGGTA; from the coding sequence GTGACCCGGCGCGAACTCGACGCCGCCGGCATCGCCGACCCGCAGCTGCGCGCCGCCTACCGGCACTGCCGCAGGCTCAACGCCCGGCACGGGCGGACGTACTTCCTCGCGACCCGGCTGCTGCCCGTGCCCCGCCGCCCCGCCGTGCACGCCCTCTACGGCTTCGCACGCTGGGCCGACGACATCGTCGACGACCTGGCCCGCGGGACCCCGCCGCACGTCCGCGACGCCCGGCTCGCCCGGCTCGCGGACGCCCTCGACGACGGCCTGCGCACCGGCCGCAGCAGCGAGCCCGTCGTCCACGCGCTCGCCCACACCGCCGACCGGTACACGATCCCCGCCGGGCACTTCACCGACTTCATGGCCTCCATGCGCGACGACCTCACCGTCACCGACTACCCCACCTATGCCGACCTGCGCCGCTACATGCACGGCTCGGCCGCCGTCATCGGACTCCAGATGCTGCCCGTGCTCGGCACCGTCGCCCCGCGCGAGGAGGCCGCGCCGCACGCCGCCGCGCTGGGCGTCGCCTTCCAACTCACCAACTTCATCCGCGACGTCGGCGAGGACCTCGACCGCGGCCGGGTCTACCTGCCGGCCGACCTCCTCGCCGCACACGGCGCGGACCGCGCCCTCCTGGAGTGGAGCCGGGCCACCGGCCGGCCCGACCCGCGGATCCGCGCCGCCCTGGAAGCCGCCGCGGCCCTCACGCGCGGCGTCTACCGGGAGGCGGAACCGGGCATCGCCATGCTCGACCCGCGCTCCCGCCCCTGCATCAGGACCGCGTACCGGCTGTACGGCGCCATCCTCGACGCCGTCGCGGCCGACGGGTACGCCGTCGTCCACCGCAGGGCGGTCGTGCCGCGGCGGCAGCGGGCCCGCGAGGCGGCGGCCGGACTCGCCGGGGTCGTCGCGGCACGGCTGCGCGCCCGCCGGGCGCCCGCGCCGCGGGAGGCAGCCGCCGTGCGGGGAGAGGGAGGGACGGCATGA
- a CDS encoding DUF5914 domain-containing protein has product MTDAGGARRRGRGLPLRAGRRVRWERQAPTWREARPALIADALKRAAAMPSGNWYVLGASRAVGAGGRPFGRTIAGTEVVAWRDASGALRAGPGACPHLGAPLRDSRVVCGVLVCHWHGLALRGGEPFAGWEPLPVHDDGVLAWVRLDAVGGEPPLDRPVLPPRPEHGAVDAVFETVGRCEPEDVVANRLDPWHGSWFHPYSFTDLTVVGIPDGRADRDAFTVDVSFKVAGRLVVPVRAEFTAPEPRTVVMHITEGEGVSSVVETHATPLGAGADGRPRTAVTEAVVAASDRRGFAAARALAPALRPLIRWTAGRLWRDDLAYAERRYRLRSTGRFPG; this is encoded by the coding sequence ATGACGGATGCAGGAGGGGCACGGCGCAGGGGGCGCGGACTGCCGCTGCGGGCGGGCCGGCGCGTGCGCTGGGAACGGCAGGCGCCCACCTGGCGCGAGGCCAGGCCGGCCCTCATCGCCGACGCCCTCAAACGCGCGGCGGCGATGCCGTCGGGCAACTGGTACGTGCTCGGCGCCTCACGGGCCGTCGGCGCCGGCGGCCGGCCGTTCGGCCGGACCATCGCGGGAACCGAGGTCGTCGCCTGGCGCGACGCCTCGGGCGCGCTGCGGGCCGGACCGGGCGCCTGCCCGCACCTGGGGGCCCCGCTGCGCGACAGCCGCGTCGTGTGCGGCGTGCTCGTCTGCCACTGGCACGGACTCGCCCTGCGCGGCGGCGAACCGTTCGCAGGCTGGGAGCCGCTGCCGGTGCACGACGACGGCGTCCTCGCCTGGGTCCGCCTCGACGCGGTGGGCGGCGAACCGCCGCTGGACCGGCCGGTCCTCCCGCCGCGGCCGGAACACGGGGCGGTCGACGCCGTGTTCGAGACGGTGGGCCGGTGCGAGCCCGAGGACGTCGTGGCGAACCGGCTCGACCCCTGGCACGGATCCTGGTTCCACCCGTACTCCTTCACCGACCTCACCGTCGTCGGGATCCCGGACGGGCGCGCGGACAGGGACGCCTTCACCGTGGACGTCTCCTTCAAGGTCGCCGGCCGGCTCGTCGTCCCCGTCCGGGCCGAGTTCACCGCGCCGGAGCCGCGGACCGTCGTCATGCACATCACCGAGGGCGAGGGCGTCTCGTCGGTGGTCGAGACGCACGCGACGCCACTGGGGGCCGGCGCGGACGGCCGGCCCCGCACGGCGGTGACCGAAGCCGTGGTGGCCGCCTCGGACCGCCGCGGCTTCGCCGCCGCCAGAGCCCTCGCCCCGGCCCTGCGCCCGCTGATCCGCTGGACCGCGGGCCGCCTCTGGCGCGACGACCTCGCCTATGCCGAACGCCGCTACCGCCTCCGCTCCACGGGCCGCTTCCCCGGCTGA
- a CDS encoding FAD-dependent oxidoreductase: MRAATAVRPSPGAPRAPRRGRDRRAEILLPPPGRPRFTGADAPRAAVVGGGIAGLAAATALAERGVRVTLYERRPVLGGRLAGWPTQLADGSTVTMSRGFHAFFRQYYNLRGLLRRADPALSTLTPVPDYPLRHRGGLTDSFARVPRTPPWSALGFVALSPTFGWRDLAGLNPRAALPLLDVQVPQVYERYDGVSARDFLAAVNFPEAAHHLAFEVFSRSFFADPGELSAAELLLMFHIYFLGSSEGLLFDLPDEPFPQALWEPLGRYLDRLGADIRTGAPVDAVVPHADGTLGVESGGAGAHHDAVVLALDVAGLRSLVAGSPGLGDAAWRAGIAAQRTAPPFLVSRLWLDRPVRRDRPGFLGTSGYGGLDNVSVLERWEGEAARWAGRTGGSVVELHAYAVDGPSAGDRAGVERGLLDRLHEVYPETAAARVVDSRHEWHADCPLFPVGGYAARPGVRTPHPAVVAAGDLVRSDLPVALMERAATTGMQAANTLLHRWGVRGHPLWTVPRRGRSPLLRTLASLTAGP; encoded by the coding sequence ATGAGGGCCGCGACCGCCGTACGCCCCTCCCCCGGCGCGCCCCGCGCGCCCCGCCGCGGCCGGGACCGCCGCGCCGAGATCCTGCTGCCGCCGCCCGGCAGACCCCGCTTCACCGGGGCGGACGCCCCGCGCGCCGCGGTGGTCGGCGGGGGCATCGCCGGCCTCGCCGCCGCCACCGCCCTCGCGGAACGCGGCGTGCGCGTCACGCTGTACGAGCGCCGGCCGGTGCTGGGCGGACGGCTCGCCGGCTGGCCCACGCAGCTCGCGGACGGCTCGACGGTGACGATGAGCCGCGGGTTCCACGCGTTCTTCCGGCAGTACTACAACCTGCGCGGCCTGCTGCGCCGGGCCGACCCGGCCCTCTCCACGCTCACGCCCGTACCCGACTACCCCCTGCGCCACCGGGGCGGGCTGACCGACAGCTTCGCCCGGGTCCCCCGTACGCCGCCGTGGAGCGCCCTCGGCTTCGTCGCGCTCAGCCCCACGTTCGGCTGGCGCGACCTCGCCGGGCTCAACCCGCGGGCGGCGCTGCCGCTGCTCGACGTGCAGGTGCCGCAGGTGTACGAGCGGTACGACGGGGTCAGCGCCCGCGACTTCCTCGCTGCCGTCAACTTCCCGGAGGCCGCCCACCACCTGGCCTTCGAGGTGTTCTCGCGCAGTTTCTTCGCCGATCCGGGGGAGCTGTCGGCGGCCGAGCTGCTGCTGATGTTCCACATCTACTTCCTCGGCTCCTCCGAGGGGCTGCTGTTCGACCTGCCCGACGAGCCGTTCCCGCAGGCGCTGTGGGAGCCGCTCGGCCGCTACCTCGACCGCCTGGGCGCGGACATCCGCACCGGTGCGCCGGTCGACGCGGTCGTCCCGCACGCCGACGGGACGCTCGGCGTCGAGTCCGGCGGCGCGGGCGCCCACCACGACGCGGTGGTCCTCGCCCTGGACGTCGCGGGCCTGCGGTCGCTGGTGGCCGGCTCCCCCGGCCTGGGCGACGCGGCGTGGCGGGCGGGGATCGCCGCCCAGCGGACCGCGCCGCCGTTCCTCGTGTCGCGGCTGTGGCTGGACCGGCCCGTCCGCCGGGACCGGCCGGGGTTCCTCGGCACGAGCGGGTACGGCGGGCTGGACAACGTCAGCGTCCTGGAACGCTGGGAGGGCGAGGCCGCCCGGTGGGCCGGCCGCACCGGCGGCAGCGTCGTGGAACTCCACGCGTACGCCGTGGACGGGCCCTCGGCCGGCGACCGCGCCGGTGTGGAGCGGGGCCTGCTGGACCGGCTGCACGAGGTCTACCCGGAGACGGCCGCGGCCCGTGTCGTGGACTCCCGCCACGAGTGGCACGCGGACTGCCCGCTGTTTCCCGTCGGCGGCTACGCGGCCCGCCCTGGGGTGCGCACCCCGCACCCGGCCGTGGTGGCGGCGGGCGACCTGGTCCGCAGCGACCTGCCCGTCGCCCTCATGGAGCGCGCGGCGACGACGGGCATGCAGGCGGCCAACACCCTCCTGCACAGGTGGGGTGTCCGCGGGCACCCGCTGTGGACGGTCCCCCGCAGGGGCCGCTCCCCGCTCCTGAGGACCCTCGCCTCCCTGACGGCCGGGCCCTGA
- a CDS encoding class I SAM-dependent methyltransferase, with translation MNQTTTLLRGTDLARAFDRAAGTYDRLTGLNAGYHADLRRSARRLRLPSGGAGLHLLDAGCGTGASTAALLRAAPNARITAVDASAGMLRRAAAKPWPAGVRFVHAPVERLADAGVTGPFDAVFAGYLFRNVSGPDAVLASVRALLRDGGRLAVHDYTLSGSPVHRALWSAVCRAVVVPAGTLTGNRGLYRHLHGSVRAFDTAPRFAERMAAAGFTGVRVLPVAGWQTGIVHTLLGSRPAPSRKGPAA, from the coding sequence ATGAACCAGACGACGACCCTGCTGCGGGGCACTGACCTCGCCCGCGCCTTCGACCGGGCGGCCGGCACGTACGACCGGCTCACCGGCCTGAACGCCGGCTACCACGCCGACCTCCGGCGCTCGGCCCGCCGGCTCCGCCTGCCCTCCGGCGGGGCCGGCCTGCACCTCCTGGACGCCGGCTGCGGGACCGGCGCCTCCACCGCGGCACTGCTGCGCGCCGCCCCGAACGCCCGGATCACCGCAGTCGACGCGTCCGCCGGGATGCTGCGGCGGGCCGCGGCCAAGCCCTGGCCGGCGGGGGTGCGTTTCGTGCACGCCCCGGTGGAGCGGCTCGCCGACGCCGGGGTCACCGGCCCGTTCGACGCGGTCTTCGCCGGCTACCTCTTCCGAAACGTGTCCGGCCCCGACGCCGTACTGGCCTCCGTACGGGCGCTGCTGCGCGACGGCGGCAGGCTCGCGGTGCACGACTACACCCTCAGCGGGTCCCCCGTGCACCGGGCGCTCTGGTCCGCGGTGTGCCGGGCCGTCGTCGTCCCGGCCGGCACGCTCACGGGCAACCGGGGCCTGTACCGCCATCTGCACGGCAGCGTACGGGCGTTCGACACGGCCCCGAGGTTCGCGGAGCGGATGGCGGCGGCGGGGTTCACCGGCGTACGGGTGCTGCCGGTGGCCGGCTGGCAGACCGGCATCGTCCACACGCTGCTCGGCAGCCGGCCCGCGCCGTCCCGGAAGGGGCCCGCCGCATGA